The DNA region CCTGATCGAAGCCATGGTGCAGACCCTGATCATGGCGGGTCGCTACGAGCAGGTGGAGTCAAGACTGGAGGCGCTGCCGCGGTCCGAGCGCAAGGATGAGCTTCGTCATCGTGCCAGGCTGGCCTGGCTGGCCGATCCGGACGACCCGCCGGCCATCGAGACCGTTTCCGGATGGTTGACCGAAGCCACGCCCACGCGTGCCCGCGAGCTGGTTCAGGCACTGGGATTTGCCACCGAGGCGCGGGAAGGAACCCGCGCCGCGCTGGCGCAGCTTGATCAGGTGCCTTGTCCTTCCAGCGGTTGTGCCGCAGCGCTGCGGCTGCGTTCGATCATGGCGGAGTCCGCCAACCAGCCAGATCGGGTGATCGCCTCGCTGACGCGGCTGGCGAACCACGAGGCCTGGTTGCCGCAGGACCGGGAGCGGGCCGTGGCCGCCTGGATCGAGCTTGGCGAATGGCAGGCCCTCGCAGCACATCTTCTCGACGAGCGTTCTGCCGCTGACCTTGAACTGCTGCGCACCAGCGCCCAGGCGGCCATCGGTCGCGGTCACTGGCATGTGGCTCAAAATGTTCTCGAGGCCGTCGCCGCCCATCATGTGCTGACACCAGGAGAGATGCAGCAACTGTCACAGGTCTATCGTGAACTGGGTGATCTGGAACGCGCCGCCAAACTGGCCTATCGGCAGGGAGAGTGCTTGCAGGCCGTCGATCTGGCCTGGCAGGCGGGTCAGTCCGAACAGGCCATGAAGTGGTTCAACGGCTGCCCCACGGCGCCGGCCGACTACTGGCTGAACCTGGCCGTTCGTCTGGAGGCGGTTGAGCTGCTGGCCCAACAATCCTTCGATGAGCAGGTGCTGGAAGAGCAGCGTTTGACCACCCTGGCAGTCATACTGGAACAGCGTGGCGATGACGAGCGGCTGATTGAGTCCCTGCGCGGCCAGCCCGGCCCTGTAGCACAGGCCTACCTGCTCGCGGCACTGGAGCGTCAACAGCGCTATCTCGATGCCGCCCGCCTGCACGAGCAGCGCTTTGACAGGTCGGCCGACATTGACGACCTGGAACGCGCTTCCTACTTTTACATTCTGGCCGGCGAGAACGACGAGGCCGCACGGCTGCTCATTGCGGCCATGCCACATGGCGATGATCCGGCCGGACAGCGTCTCAGCCTGCGGTTGCTGGGTCTCTACCCGCAGGAAACGCTCGACCCCCAGGCGCGCCACCCGGTCACTCTGGCATCGACGGCAGCGGCCCCGGAGCTGCGAGTCGCGGCAGCCCAGACGCTGCAGCGCATCGGTCGTTGCGACGAAGTGCGTGGACTGGAACTGCCAACCGGTGGAGAAGAGCAGGGGGCGTTGCACATGCTGCTCGGGTTCTGCCTTCAGGCGGCTGCCTCGCCGGGTTTGGCCGCGCATCACTTCGAGGCCGCCCATCGAGCCAGTGTTGACCTGGCGCTGGAGCCGCTGGCGATCTCTCTGGCAGAAGCCGGGCACCGGCATGCCGCGCTTGAACGCTTCGAAGAGCTGGACGAGCAGCAAATCATGGCCGATCCGTTGCGGGTCATGTGGGTGGAGGCGGCTCTTTCCATTGGCGACTATTCCGCGGCCAGCCATCAGTTCGAGCGGCTCGATCCAGCCACCGACGATGAACAGTGGTGGTCCATGCAGGCCCGCATTGCCCAGGGCATGGGCGAGTTCGAAACCGCGCTGTCACACTGGCAGACACTGCATCAACGCTGGCCCCAGGCAGAGGCCAGCTTTCAGATCGGGGTCATCCAGTGGGGACTGGGTGAGCGCGAGCAAGCGGTGGAGGCTCTGGCAGAAGCCGTTGAACGGGCGCCCGACCAGGTCGAGTACCTGGCCGAATATGCCTATGCATTGGAGCCGCTGGACCGCGAGCGCGCCGTCCAGGTGTTTCAGCGTGTTGCCGAGATGGAGCCCTGGCGATTCCGGATTCACGAGCAGATCGGTCATCTCGAAGCCGAGCAATACCACGATGAAGAGGCCCGCGAATCGTTTCGCCATGCCATCGACCTGCTGCATTCGGATCTGCCACCGCCGGGCCTGGATCGGGAAGAGACCATCGAGCGTTCCTATCTTGCCCGTCGCAGTCATGAGTCACTGGGGCGAAAATGGAATGTATCGGCAGGCGGCTGGATTGCCACCGGCAGTGTCCCCGGCGAGTTTTTCTTCGAAGCCGACCCGCCCAGACACTATGCCGATGTCACGCTCAGCCGCCGCCTGACGCCCCGGAGCGGCCTGGGCAGTGTCCACGCCCGCGGCCGGCTGATCGGGCAGGGGCCTTCCGACGACGTTCTGGCCAATCGGGCCGCCACATTGGGTTTGCTCTGGCAGGTGCCGGTGGGCATCACGGTGCTGGGCGTCGACTGGCTGGAGCCCGAATCCGGACATGGTCAGTTTCTGGTCCATGGCGCCACCGAGCTGCTGAGCACGGGGCGATATCGCCGTGACTGGCGCCCGGTCAGCGACTCCTGGCGCGAGCAGCGTCTCTACGTCGAAGGCGCCTGGTGGACGCGCAGCGACGATTACCTGGTCTCGGCACGATACGATTACGCATGGCATCGCCCCCTGCGCGACGATACCTCGGCAAGCTGGTTCCCGTATGTTCTGGCCGAATCACGCCTGGTGCGCGGCGGGCACGATCTGCGCGCCGGTGCAGGCCTGGGTCTTCGTCTGTGGGGTGGAGCTCGAGAGTACGACGCCTACCGGCGGCTGCATAGTATCCGGCTGGAATTCCAGCATGCATTCGAAACCAATATTGCCGATCGCAACGGTCTGTTCCTGCGCGTGGGGAGTGAATGGTGAAGCACCTTCTTCTGATTCTTTCGCTCATGGCCATACCCATGACCGCGCTGTCGGGCGCTGACGACCGGCTGGTGTTCTACCAGCCTCAACTCGATGACCAGCAACTGGACCGGGAACAATGGCAATCCATCCTGGGGGCGCTTGATGACGCCGGCTACAGCGGCGTGGTGTTCCAGTGGACCCGCTACAACGAAGAGCACTTCGGTGGCGTGGAGGGCTGGCTCGGTCAGCGTGTCGAAGATGCAGTGGAAGCCGGGCTGGAAATCTGGGTGGGCCTGCATTGGGAAGACCGCTGGTTTGCCAGCCTGGAGCGAGACAGTCAATCCTGGGGCGATGAGCTCAATGAGTTGTTGCTGGGCAGCCTGGCACAGGCTCGCACATGGCAGGACCACCCGCGGTACGAAGCGTTTGCCGGCTGGTATCTGCCGCTGGAGCTGCCTGATCGGGGACTGGCCGAAACAGGCCGGCAGACCATTTTGTCCGGCCAGCTTGGCCGCCTGTTGCAGGCGCTGGATTCACCGCTGGCCGTGAGCAGCTATTTCACGGGGCGCCAGCAACCCCGGCAGTACGCCGAATGGCTGCACGGGCTTAACGATCTGCCCGGACTGCGCGTCTGGGTGCAGGACGGGGCAGGGGTCGGACAACTGACCGGCCGGGAACGTCGCCACTATCTCGATGAGCTCGATTGCGACATCGGCATCATTCACGAAGCCTTCGAGCAACTCAGCGCGCCCGATGCAGAATTCGAAGCCCGACCGAGACCACTGAGCGAGAATCAGTTTGATGGCTGTCATCCATCGCTGGTTTTCTCACTGCGCTACCTGCCGGCCGGAGAGCTGCTGTTGCAGCACGGCCAGCCCTGAACCTGATTGCAGCCTGACAACACAATAAAGACCTTCAAGTATGTCCCAGCCCCTCAAAGTCCTTTCCATCTTCGGCACGCGGCCAGAGGCCATCAAGATGGCGCCACTGATCCAAACGCTGGCCTCGGACCCGGCCATCGACTCGCGGCTGTGCGTCACCGGCCAGCACCGGGAAATGCTCTACCAGGTCCTGGACCTTTTCAATATCCGTCCCGACCATGACCTCAATATCATGCGCAGCCAGCAGGATCTGACGGATATCACCGCCAGCATACTGACCGGCCTGCGCGATGTCCTCGCCGAAGTGCAGCCTGACCGGGTGCTGGTGCACGGAGACACCACCAGCACACTGGCCGGCAGTCTCGCAGCCTACTATGCCCGGATTCCGGTCGGGCATGTCGAGGCCGGGCTACGTACCGGCAATATCTACTCTCCCTGGCCCGAAGAGGTCAATCGTAAGCTCACCGCCGGAATCGCCGACCTGCACTTTGCCCCCACCCAGCTTGCCGCGGAGGCATTGCGGGCCGAGGGCATCCGCGACAACGATACGGTCATCACCGGCAATACCGTTATTGATGCACTGCTGGAAGTGGCAGAGCGGATCCGTCACGACCAGACACTCCGGCAGGATCTGGCCTCCAGGTTTCCCTTCATCAACCCGGCGCGACGCCTGATACTGGTGACCGGGCATCGCCGGGAAAGCTTTGGGCAGGGGCTGCGGCGGACTTGTCAGGCGTTGGTCGCCCTGGCCGAACGCGATGACGTGCAGGTGGTCTATCCCGTACACCTCAACCCGAATGTACAGCAGCCGGTACGCGAGCTGCTATCCAGCCGGCCCAATATCCATCTGATCGAACCGCAGGACTACCTGCCTTTCGTTTACCTGATGATGCAGTCCTACCTCATCATCACCGACTCCGGCGGTGTTCAGGAAGAAGGCCCGTCCCTGGGCAAGCCCGTACTGGTTACTCGTGACACCACCGAACGTCCCGAAGCGCTGGAAGCCGGCACCGTCGAACTGATCGGCAGGGAAACCGAAGACATCATCCGGTCAGCCACACGCCTGCTTGACGACCAATGCGCCTACCGGCGTATGAGCCGGGCACACAACCCCTACGGCGACGGCAAAGCCTGCCCCCGCATCATCGAAGCCATCCTCAAAAGACACCGGACACCAGCTTCGGCAAGACAAGGCCAGACGGTATAACCCCACTCCTCGCCCACTCCCACCGTCGTCCCCCCGAACCGTCGTCCCGGAAAATGCGCAGCATTTATCCGGGACCTCGCACGCATCAAATCGGCACGGCCAGCCCCAGAACCCCGGCCATGCAAGGCCGGGCTACACCCACCTTCCCGGCGATTCCGGTTGATTTACCCTCGTAGACCGGGGTTGCATCTCCGGCGCACCCCAGCAGCCATATCAATGTCACAGCAACACCCGATAATCGCCTGATAGAATACGCCCGCGGCGGGTGCCGCGGAGTAGCGGCAGCGACTGTCGGAAGGGGTATCTCTGTGCCATACTTGAACCCGGTGTTTTTCACGCGGGACGTATCGGGCCGGAGCCGTACAGTCAGAGCCTGAAGCACTCCGAACGTGCCGAGGTGGCGGAATTGGTAGACGCGCCTGGTTTAGGTCCAGGTGGGGCAACCCGTGGAGGTTCGAGTCCTCTCCTCGGCACCAAAATCCCTGCAAAATCAGGGCCTTTGGGAGCCACCCAAGGGCGGTAGCGTGTCTTGAAGGGCAGGATCGAGGTTCTAGGGTCGAGGTTCCGGGGTAAAGAGCGGGTTCGAGGGGCCAGTTATTTGGTGGGGCGTTTGGTGTGAAGTTTGAGGATCTGGGTGTGTGGCGTCGGGCGGTGCGGATGAGCGCGGAGTTGTACCGATTTGCCCGCGAGCTGAACGACTGGGGCTTCCGCGATCAACTCGGCCGTTCTGGCCTGTCGATCCCGAGCAACATTGCAGAAGGATTCGAGCGCGAATCCAATAAGGAATGCGTCAACTTCCTCTCGTATGCCAAGGGCTCCTGCGGAGAACTGAGAACCCAAATCCTCATAGGAATAGAAGCCGGCCACATACCAAAAGAACTCGGCAACGAGTGGGTAGAAGAAACCCGAGAAATCTCCCTGATGCTCGGAGGCCTAATCAAAACCCGCAAATCCTTCACCTAGCACCTCGAACCTAGCACCTCGAACCTGATCTTATGAAAATAACCGTAATAGGAACCGGCTACGTCGGCCTCGTCACCGGCGCCTGCTTCGCCGAAGTCGGCCACGACGTGGTCTGCCTGGATATCGATCAGCACAAGATCGACCGGCTCAACCGCGGTGAAATCCCCATCTACGAGCCCGGGCTGGAAGCCATCGTCAAGAAGAACCATGCCGATGGGCGACTTGCGTTTACCACCGACACCGCCGAGGCCGTGGCGCATGGCAGGCTGCAGTTCATCGCCGTCGGCACGCCGCCGGGCGAGGATGGTTCGGCCGACCTGCAGTACGTATTGGCCGTGGCCCGCGATATCGGTCAACACATGAACGACTTCAAGGTGGTGGTCAACAAATCCACGGTGCCGGTGGGTACCGCCTGCCGGGTTCGCGAAACGGTTCGTCATACCCTGGCCGAGCGGGGCGTCGAGCTGGACTTCGACGTGGTATCCAACCCCGAATTCCTCAAGGAAGGTCACGCCGTCGAAGACTTCATGCGCCCCGACCGGATTGTCATTGGCACTGAAAACGGCAAGTCCACCAAGCTCATGCGCGAGGCCTACGCGCCGCTCAATCGAAATCACGACCGACTCATGGTCATGCGCACGCGTTCGGCCGAGATGACCAAGTACGCCGCCAACGCCATGCTGGCTGCTCGCATCAGTTTCATGAACGAACTGGCCAACCTGGCCGAAGTCGTCGACGCCGACATCGAAGAAGTGCGTCGGGGGATTGGCTCCGATACGCGGATCGGATTCGACTTTCTCTATGCCGGA from Wenzhouxiangella sp. AB-CW3 includes:
- a CDS encoding NfrA family protein, with product MKRLVHHPVWALWLIATALIALTPCGMAENGPQDAAPVSMLADLSELDRHRVFPHVERAQRSMEQGDLASAIVHWEAALRRAPQHEPLIEAMVQTLIMAGRYEQVESRLEALPRSERKDELRHRARLAWLADPDDPPAIETVSGWLTEATPTRARELVQALGFATEAREGTRAALAQLDQVPCPSSGCAAALRLRSIMAESANQPDRVIASLTRLANHEAWLPQDRERAVAAWIELGEWQALAAHLLDERSAADLELLRTSAQAAIGRGHWHVAQNVLEAVAAHHVLTPGEMQQLSQVYRELGDLERAAKLAYRQGECLQAVDLAWQAGQSEQAMKWFNGCPTAPADYWLNLAVRLEAVELLAQQSFDEQVLEEQRLTTLAVILEQRGDDERLIESLRGQPGPVAQAYLLAALERQQRYLDAARLHEQRFDRSADIDDLERASYFYILAGENDEAARLLIAAMPHGDDPAGQRLSLRLLGLYPQETLDPQARHPVTLASTAAAPELRVAAAQTLQRIGRCDEVRGLELPTGGEEQGALHMLLGFCLQAAASPGLAAHHFEAAHRASVDLALEPLAISLAEAGHRHAALERFEELDEQQIMADPLRVMWVEAALSIGDYSAASHQFERLDPATDDEQWWSMQARIAQGMGEFETALSHWQTLHQRWPQAEASFQIGVIQWGLGEREQAVEALAEAVERAPDQVEYLAEYAYALEPLDRERAVQVFQRVAEMEPWRFRIHEQIGHLEAEQYHDEEARESFRHAIDLLHSDLPPPGLDREETIERSYLARRSHESLGRKWNVSAGGWIATGSVPGEFFFEADPPRHYADVTLSRRLTPRSGLGSVHARGRLIGQGPSDDVLANRAATLGLLWQVPVGITVLGVDWLEPESGHGQFLVHGATELLSTGRYRRDWRPVSDSWREQRLYVEGAWWTRSDDYLVSARYDYAWHRPLRDDTSASWFPYVLAESRLVRGGHDLRAGAGLGLRLWGGAREYDAYRRLHSIRLEFQHAFETNIADRNGLFLRVGSEW
- a CDS encoding DUF4434 domain-containing protein produces the protein MVKHLLLILSLMAIPMTALSGADDRLVFYQPQLDDQQLDREQWQSILGALDDAGYSGVVFQWTRYNEEHFGGVEGWLGQRVEDAVEAGLEIWVGLHWEDRWFASLERDSQSWGDELNELLLGSLAQARTWQDHPRYEAFAGWYLPLELPDRGLAETGRQTILSGQLGRLLQALDSPLAVSSYFTGRQQPRQYAEWLHGLNDLPGLRVWVQDGAGVGQLTGRERRHYLDELDCDIGIIHEAFEQLSAPDAEFEARPRPLSENQFDGCHPSLVFSLRYLPAGELLLQHGQP
- the wecB gene encoding non-hydrolyzing UDP-N-acetylglucosamine 2-epimerase, with the translated sequence MSQPLKVLSIFGTRPEAIKMAPLIQTLASDPAIDSRLCVTGQHREMLYQVLDLFNIRPDHDLNIMRSQQDLTDITASILTGLRDVLAEVQPDRVLVHGDTTSTLAGSLAAYYARIPVGHVEAGLRTGNIYSPWPEEVNRKLTAGIADLHFAPTQLAAEALRAEGIRDNDTVITGNTVIDALLEVAERIRHDQTLRQDLASRFPFINPARRLILVTGHRRESFGQGLRRTCQALVALAERDDVQVVYPVHLNPNVQQPVRELLSSRPNIHLIEPQDYLPFVYLMMQSYLIITDSGGVQEEGPSLGKPVLVTRDTTERPEALEAGTVELIGRETEDIIRSATRLLDDQCAYRRMSRAHNPYGDGKACPRIIEAILKRHRTPASARQGQTV
- a CDS encoding four helix bundle protein produces the protein MKFEDLGVWRRAVRMSAELYRFARELNDWGFRDQLGRSGLSIPSNIAEGFERESNKECVNFLSYAKGSCGELRTQILIGIEAGHIPKELGNEWVEETREISLMLGGLIKTRKSFT
- a CDS encoding UDP-glucose dehydrogenase family protein yields the protein MKITVIGTGYVGLVTGACFAEVGHDVVCLDIDQHKIDRLNRGEIPIYEPGLEAIVKKNHADGRLAFTTDTAEAVAHGRLQFIAVGTPPGEDGSADLQYVLAVARDIGQHMNDFKVVVNKSTVPVGTACRVRETVRHTLAERGVELDFDVVSNPEFLKEGHAVEDFMRPDRIVIGTENGKSTKLMREAYAPLNRNHDRLMVMRTRSAEMTKYAANAMLAARISFMNELANLAEVVDADIEEVRRGIGSDTRIGFDFLYAGCGFGGSCFPKDVRALNQTAREHLGQPLHMLDSVESINQNQKHILFEKLSRHFNGKLKGRTVALWGLAFKPNTDDMREAPSLVLIDQLTRAGAHIRAFDPVAMEASRELLSDHDNIEFVTSARSATEQADALLIVTEWSEFKAPDFERIRQSLKEPVIFDGRNLFEPDEMRELGFHYEGIGRLPSASVPESLQSVDASQRRSNS